From a single Sediminibacterium sp. KACHI17 genomic region:
- a CDS encoding ammonium transporter translates to MKKMTIQKIAPFAALVAVALAALFIPSLPNYTDTAGAYSAADITWILVATALVFLMTPGLAFFYGGMVHRKNVISTMIKSVVATGVVSILWVTVVYSLCFGESIGGFIGNPSTHLFFKGINSGAPWSLAPSIPITLFALFQLMFAIITPGLVVGAVAERIKFTSYIVFIALFSLLVYAPIAHWTWHPEGFLFKMGALDFAGGTVVHISAGCAALAGALVLKRRQAHVDQKEIPPANIPYVLIGTGLLWFGWFGFNAGSALGANTLAVSAFATTNTAAAAAGLSWMFFDVLRGKKPSVLGFCIGAVVGLVAITPGAGFVAIPQSIFIGVISAIISNIAVYYKSKSKLDDTLDVFPCHGIGGIVGMLLTGIFATKTVNSAGADGLFYGNPTFFFTQLKALGIVVAYSFVVSYGIFKFINFILPLRVSSEEELLGLDATQHNEKYVQGTLLVEENGYLKESMLAD, encoded by the coding sequence ATGAAAAAAATGACCATTCAGAAGATCGCTCCTTTTGCAGCTTTAGTAGCTGTAGCATTGGCAGCTTTGTTTATTCCATCCTTGCCGAATTACACAGATACGGCAGGAGCTTACAGTGCTGCGGATATTACCTGGATATTAGTAGCTACTGCCTTGGTATTTTTAATGACACCTGGACTTGCATTCTTTTACGGGGGCATGGTACATCGTAAAAATGTGATCTCCACTATGATCAAAAGCGTGGTAGCAACCGGAGTCGTAAGCATATTATGGGTAACAGTTGTTTACAGTCTATGTTTTGGTGAATCAATTGGAGGTTTTATCGGCAACCCATCCACACACTTATTCTTTAAAGGAATCAATTCAGGTGCCCCTTGGAGTCTGGCCCCAAGTATTCCCATTACTTTATTTGCATTGTTCCAGTTGATGTTTGCCATCATTACCCCGGGTCTGGTAGTTGGAGCTGTTGCAGAACGTATCAAGTTCACCTCCTATATTGTATTTATAGCTTTATTCAGCTTATTGGTTTACGCTCCTATCGCACATTGGACCTGGCATCCTGAAGGATTCTTATTCAAAATGGGTGCACTGGATTTTGCCGGCGGAACCGTGGTGCATATTTCAGCGGGTTGCGCAGCATTGGCCGGAGCACTGGTTCTTAAGCGCAGACAAGCGCATGTAGATCAAAAAGAAATTCCACCTGCTAATATTCCTTATGTATTGATCGGTACGGGACTATTATGGTTCGGATGGTTCGGCTTTAATGCCGGCTCTGCATTAGGTGCGAATACTTTGGCTGTTTCTGCATTTGCTACCACCAACACCGCTGCAGCTGCTGCTGGATTATCATGGATGTTCTTTGATGTACTAAGAGGCAAAAAACCTTCTGTACTTGGATTCTGTATCGGTGCAGTTGTAGGATTGGTAGCTATTACACCCGGCGCCGGATTTGTTGCCATTCCTCAATCGATCTTCATCGGCGTAATATCTGCCATCATTTCTAATATAGCTGTCTATTATAAATCGAAATCTAAACTCGACGACACATTGGATGTATTTCCATGTCATGGTATAGGGGGTATCGTCGGAATGTTGCTCACCGGCATTTTCGCTACTAAAACAGTGAACAGTGCAGGTGCGGATGGATTATTCTACGGAAACCCCACATTTTTCTTCACCCAATTAAAAGCCTTGGGTATAGTGGTCGCATACAGCTTTGTCGTTTCTTATGGCATCTTCAAATTCATCAATTTCATCCTGCCTTTACGTGTTAGCTCTGAAGAAGAATTACTCGGATTGGATGCTACACAGCACAATGAAAAATATGTGCAGGGCACTCTGTTAGTGGAAGAAAATGGATACTTGAAAGAAAGTATGCTTGCCGACTAA
- a CDS encoding outer membrane beta-barrel protein produces the protein MLRKILTLSAAACACLSLNAQSDSSKKATTVLSGSVDAYYRYSFSDAPTKTNNFTSFTNSQNSFELGMASFRVDHSFGKVSAVADIGFGRRAQEFSYNDVGSLAAIKQMYLSYAVTDHLKLTMGKWATHVGYELVDATGNRNYSMSYGFSYGPFFHTGVKADIALGGKTAMMIGVANPTDQSTTTTSAKFILAQVSTASKNDKIKGYLNFQGGNGITQYNMVITGALSDKWGIAYDGSMQCLKSAGQSSNWKSHALYLNYDPISSLGFTLRQDYFDDRTLSPIGIGGKIYATTLSANIKNQNLTIIPEIRMDNSASDVFFKGASSTKTKSTLAFLIAAVYKF, from the coding sequence ATGTTACGCAAAATTTTAACCCTTTCAGCAGCCGCATGCGCCTGCCTTTCATTGAACGCACAATCAGATTCGTCGAAAAAAGCTACCACTGTTTTATCAGGATCCGTTGACGCCTATTATCGGTACAGTTTTTCCGACGCTCCAACAAAAACCAACAACTTTACCAGCTTTACCAACTCTCAAAATTCATTTGAGTTAGGAATGGCCTCCTTCAGGGTTGATCACTCTTTTGGAAAAGTATCTGCAGTTGCAGATATTGGTTTTGGAAGAAGAGCACAAGAGTTCTCCTACAATGATGTCGGATCACTTGCAGCCATTAAACAAATGTACCTGAGCTATGCAGTTACCGATCATCTTAAATTGACCATGGGTAAATGGGCCACACATGTTGGATATGAACTCGTGGATGCAACAGGTAACAGAAACTATAGCATGTCATATGGCTTCTCATATGGACCATTCTTTCATACAGGCGTAAAAGCGGACATTGCATTAGGCGGAAAAACAGCCATGATGATCGGAGTTGCCAATCCAACCGATCAGTCTACTACTACCACTTCTGCCAAATTCATTTTAGCACAAGTGAGCACCGCTTCGAAAAATGATAAGATAAAAGGATACTTGAATTTTCAGGGCGGCAATGGCATCACGCAGTACAACATGGTGATCACTGGTGCTCTTTCAGATAAATGGGGCATTGCTTATGATGGAAGCATGCAATGTCTTAAGTCCGCCGGACAATCATCCAATTGGAAAAGTCATGCCCTCTATCTGAATTATGACCCTATTTCATCGCTAGGTTTTACATTGAGACAGGATTATTTCGATGACAGAACCCTCTCTCCGATTGGTATTGGCGGTAAAATTTATGCAACCACATTATCTGCCAATATCAAAAATCAAAATCTGACCATCATTCCTGAGATCAGAATGGACAATTCTGCCAGTGATGTATTCTTTAAAGGAGCATCAAGTACAAAAACAAAAAGCACTTTGGCATTTCTGATTGCAGCAGTCTACAAATTTTAA